A genome region from Engraulis encrasicolus isolate BLACKSEA-1 chromosome 6, IST_EnEncr_1.0, whole genome shotgun sequence includes the following:
- the LOC134450533 gene encoding phospholipid phosphatase-related protein type 3-like, with protein MGEGLIYCMQSRLKIRPGNEGSINAGGCNFNSFLRRTVRFVGVHVFGLCATALVTDVIQLATGYHTPFFLTVCKPNYTQPGIACDRNPYITRDICSGIDQHAILSARKTFPSQHATLSAFAAVYISVWMHNSN; from the exons ATGGGGGAGGGCCTAATCTACTGCATGCAATCGCGCCTGAAGATCCGTCCGGGTAACGAGGGGAGCATCAACGCCGGAGGATGCAACTTCAACTCCTTCCTCAGACGCACCGTGCGCTTCGTCG GAGTGCATGTGTTTGGGCTGTGTGCCACCGCCTTGGTCACCGATGTGATCCAGTTAGCGACGGGCTACCACACGCCGTTCTTCCTGACCGTGTGCAAGCCCAACTACACGCAGCCGGGCATCGCCTGCGACCGCAACCCCTACATCACCAGAGACATATGCTCCGGCATCGACCAGCACGCCATACTGTCTGCAAG GAAGACTTTCCCTTCCCAGCATGCAACGCTGTCTGCCTTCGCCGCTGTGTACATATCG GTGTGGATGCACAACTCcaattga